In Bacteroidota bacterium, the sequence TTTGAATATTGCAATGCTGCCGGTAATTAAATCTATAATTTACAGTTTCTTAAATTTCATTTTTCAGGTTTTTATATTGAAGTTATTCGTTTTCACTTCAATTTTGTGTTGATATTTATAAAACAATTGTACTTTTGAATCGACATCACAGGGAAATGATTCCCGGTGAATAACGCACTGAAATTATGGAATTACCTTTTGCAGAATCGTATAAGATTAAAATGGTTGAACCTATTCGTAAAAGTACAATCGAAGAACGGAAACAATGGATCAAAGAAGCGAACTTTAATTTATTCAACCTTCCGGCTGACCGTGTTTTCATTGACCTGCTTACTGATTCCGGAACCGGCGCTATGAGCGACCGACAGTGGTCGGAGATTATGCTGGGTGATGAAAGTTATGCCGGTGCCTCCTCTTATTTTAAAATGAAAGAGGCAATCAGGGAGTTGCTGGGATTTGATTACTTCCTGCCGACGCATCAGGGGCGTGCCGCTGAAAATGTACTGTTTTCCGTATTGGTTAAAAGCGGTGATATCATCCCGGGCAACTCACATTTTGATACGACCAAAGGACATATAGAGTTCCGTGCGGCCCATGCCGTTGATTGCACAATAGATGAAGCATTTGATACTACACTTGTTCATCCTTTCAAAGGCAATATTGATATCGCCAAACTCGAGAATGTTTTTAAAACCAATCCGATAGAAAAGATTCCTTTCATTATAATAACGGTTACCTGCAACTCATCGGGTGGACAGCCTGTTTCCATGCAGAATATCAAAGAGGTTCATAAGATTGCGAAAAAATATAATGTTCCGTTGGTATTTGATGCCGCACGTTTTGCTGAAAATGCCTATTTTATTAAGATGCGTGAAGAAGGCTATGCCGATAAAACCATCAGGCAGATTGTGAAAGAAATGTTCAGCTATGCCGATGCCATGACCATGAGCAGCAAAAAAGATGCTATCGTGAATATTGGCGGTTTTATTGGAATGCGCAGCGAAGAACTGTTTCATAAAGCCAGTGTATTTAATATAATGTTCGAAGGTTATATTACGTATGGCGGACTTGCCGGCCGTGATATGAATGCCATTGCACAAGGATTAAAAGAAGGTACTGAATTCGATTATCTCGATACCCGCATTAAGCAGGTTGCTTATTTAGGAAAACTGCTCAAAGGTTATGGCGTTCCTTTGCA encodes:
- a CDS encoding tryptophanase, whose translation is MELPFAESYKIKMVEPIRKSTIEERKQWIKEANFNLFNLPADRVFIDLLTDSGTGAMSDRQWSEIMLGDESYAGASSYFKMKEAIRELLGFDYFLPTHQGRAAENVLFSVLVKSGDIIPGNSHFDTTKGHIEFRAAHAVDCTIDEAFDTTLVHPFKGNIDIAKLENVFKTNPIEKIPFIIITVTCNSSGGQPVSMQNIKEVHKIAKKYNVPLVFDAARFAENAYFIKMREEGYADKTIRQIVKEMFSYADAMTMSSKKDAIVNIGGFIGMRSEELFHKASVFNIMFEGYITYGGLAGRDMNAIAQGLKEGTEFDYLDTRIKQVAYLGKLLKGYGVPLQEPFGGHAIFVDAKRFLSHIPKEEFQAQTLAIELYIEGGVRGVEIGALLADRDPDTRENRYPSLELLRLAIPRRVYTNNHMDYVAAALGNVYERRESITRGLKIVNEAPIMRHFTVNLDRADLKSVAV